A region of the Burkholderia pyrrocinia genome:
CATCGCGTCGCTGGTCGGCAACTGCCTGATGGCCGTCACCTGCGTGTGCGCCGGGAGCTGGTCGGATCGCTTCGGCCGGCGCACGGTGCTCACGGCCGGCGCGGTGCTGATGCTCGTGTCGGTGTATCCGCTGCTGCGCTGGCTCGCCGACGTGCATACGCTCGCCGCGCTGATCACGGTGCAGAGCGCGTTCTGCGTGATGGTCGCGATCTTCACCGGCGTCGCGCCCGCCGCGTTGTCGGAGCTGTTCCCGACCCGCGTGCGCGCGACCGGCATGTCGCTGTCCTACAACATCGCCACGACGATCTTCGGCGGCTTCGCGCCCGCGATCCTCGCGTGGCTCACGCAACGGTCCGGCAACCCGTTCGCGCCTGCCTGGTATGTGATGGTCGCAAGCGTCATCGCGCTCGCGTCGATCGCCGCGCTGTCTTCCACGTCACGTCACGCCTGAATTCGGAGAACTGCTTCATGCAACGCTTCCTCATGCGGAGCGCGGTCGCGCTCGCGCTTTTCGCCGCCGTCCCGGCCTTCGCGGACGTCACGCTCGACGGCCGTTCCGTCACGCCCGAATCCATCGCGCGCATCGCCGACGGCGAAGCCGTGTCGATCGCACCGGCCGCCCGCCAGCGGGTCGTCGCCGCGCACGACGTGCTGCTGAAGGCCGCCGCGGCCGGCCAGCAGATCTACGGGCTGACGGTCGGCGTCGGCCTCAATAAAGACCGCGAGATGGTCGACGCGCACGGCAAGCTGAGCCAGGAGGTCATCGACGCATCGACGCGCTTCAACATCGGGCTGATCCACGCACACTCGGGCAGCGTCGGCCCCGACATGAGCGTGCGCGTCGCCCGCGCCGCGATGGCCGCACGCCTGAACGCGATGCTCGACGGCGGCGCCGGCGTGCAGCCGGCGATCGTCGATGCGTACGCGCAATTCCTCAATCGCGGCGTCACGCCGGCGATGCCGGCGGACGGCTCGATCGGCGAAGCCGACATCACGATCCTGAGCCACGTCGGCCTCGCGATGCTCGGCGAAGGCGACGTGTACTACCAGGGGCGCAAGCTCGCCGCCGCCGACGCACTGAAGTCGGCCGGCATCGCGACGATCCGTCCGTACGGCAAGGATGCGCTCGCGATCCTCAGTTCCAACGCGTATTCGGCCGGCATGGCAGCGCTGGCGCTCACCGACATGGCGCGTCTCGCGCAGGTGTCGAAGGTCGTGTTCGCACTGAGCCTGCAGGGGCTGAACGGCAACGTGTCGCCGTTCCGCGAGGACACGCTGGCACTGCGGCCGTTCCCGGCCACGCTGCGCGCCGGCTCGGCGCTGCGCACGCTGCTCGCGGGCAGCAGCCTGTGGAATCGCGATCCGGACCGGCCGCTGCAGGATCCGCTCAGCTTCCGCTCCGGCGTCTACCTGCTCGGCGAAGAGGATCGCACCTACGACGAGGCGCGCGCGTTGCTGCAGGTCCAGCTCAATTCGAGCGACGACAACCCGGGCGTCGCGGTCGGCGTCACGCCGAAGTCGAACCGCGCGCAGGATACGGCCGGTTATGTCGACAGCGGCGGCGCGGTGCTGCCGAGCGCGAACTTCGAACCGCTGCCGTGGGTGCTCGCGTTCGAACAGCTCGGGCTCGCGCTTGGCCACAACGCGCTCGCGTCCGCGCAGCGCATCGTCAAGCTGAACGACCCGCACCTCACCGGCCTCGCCCGCTTCCTCGGCACCGAGGAGACCGTGCATGCGTTCGGCGCGATGGAGAAGCCGCCGACCGCGCTCGCGATGACGGTGAAGTCGCTCGCGATGCCCGTGTCGCTCGACTACCTGCCGGTCGCCGGCGGCATCGAGGACGTCGCGACGAATGCGCCCGAAATCGTGCAGCGCGTGCAGAAACAGATCGACTCGAGCTACGCGCTGCTCGGCCTCGAACTCGTCGAAGCCGCGCAGGCGATCGACCTGCGCCAGCGCAAGCAGCCGTCGTTCACGCTCGCGCCGGCCACGCAGCCGCTCTACCGCGCGCTGCGCACGAAGGTCGCGTTCCTCGAGCGCGACCGCCCGCTCACGCCCGACTTCCGGGCCGCCGATACGCTGCTGCGCGCGTATCGCGACTGAACGGCGCGCCGCCCTTCATTCGTTTCATCGCTTTACCAGCCGCCGCGATCGTCGCCCGATCGCGGTGCGGGGTACGCACGTCCGGATGTTTGCACGCAGCCGGATCGACCCGCCGTTCGCCGTCTTTCAA
Encoded here:
- a CDS encoding HAL/PAL/TAL family ammonia-lyase: MQRFLMRSAVALALFAAVPAFADVTLDGRSVTPESIARIADGEAVSIAPAARQRVVAAHDVLLKAAAAGQQIYGLTVGVGLNKDREMVDAHGKLSQEVIDASTRFNIGLIHAHSGSVGPDMSVRVARAAMAARLNAMLDGGAGVQPAIVDAYAQFLNRGVTPAMPADGSIGEADITILSHVGLAMLGEGDVYYQGRKLAAADALKSAGIATIRPYGKDALAILSSNAYSAGMAALALTDMARLAQVSKVVFALSLQGLNGNVSPFREDTLALRPFPATLRAGSALRTLLAGSSLWNRDPDRPLQDPLSFRSGVYLLGEEDRTYDEARALLQVQLNSSDDNPGVAVGVTPKSNRAQDTAGYVDSGGAVLPSANFEPLPWVLAFEQLGLALGHNALASAQRIVKLNDPHLTGLARFLGTEETVHAFGAMEKPPTALAMTVKSLAMPVSLDYLPVAGGIEDVATNAPEIVQRVQKQIDSSYALLGLELVEAAQAIDLRQRKQPSFTLAPATQPLYRALRTKVAFLERDRPLTPDFRAADTLLRAYRD